In Methanocella sp., the following are encoded in one genomic region:
- the hisG gene encoding ATP phosphoribosyltransferase — MVRIALPNKGRVYEPIMDLFERAGLHIVDHSDRSLFAKTVDDEISLLFARARDIPEYVENGAADLGITGEDFIHESGADVETLLDLGIGKADLVLAVPEESGIEKAEQLKDKKIATEFPAITRKFFESKGIHVHVVEVSGATEITPHIGVADAIVDLTSSGTTLSINHLKVVEHVLRTSQKLIASKESLAKHPKKVSEIKLALESVIEAKGKRYLMMNVPAAALEAVKKKLPGLSGPTVMKVEANSPMCAVHAVVHEREIYKVVNELKSVGARDILIVPIERIVR; from the coding sequence ATGGTACGAATAGCGCTGCCCAATAAAGGAAGAGTATACGAGCCGATCATGGACCTTTTCGAGCGGGCAGGGCTGCATATCGTGGACCACTCCGATCGGAGCCTCTTCGCGAAGACGGTGGACGACGAGATCTCGCTACTGTTCGCCCGGGCGCGGGACATCCCCGAGTACGTGGAGAACGGCGCGGCCGACCTGGGCATCACGGGCGAGGACTTCATCCACGAGTCCGGGGCGGACGTCGAGACGCTGCTCGACCTGGGCATCGGGAAGGCCGACCTCGTGCTGGCCGTGCCCGAAGAGTCGGGCATCGAGAAGGCAGAGCAGCTTAAGGATAAAAAGATAGCCACCGAGTTCCCGGCGATAACGAGGAAGTTCTTCGAGTCAAAAGGCATTCACGTGCACGTCGTCGAGGTCTCCGGGGCCACCGAGATCACGCCGCACATCGGCGTCGCCGACGCGATCGTCGACCTCACGTCCAGTGGCACGACGCTGTCCATCAACCACCTCAAGGTCGTCGAGCACGTGCTGCGCACCTCGCAGAAGCTCATCGCCAGCAAGGAGAGCCTTGCTAAGCACCCAAAAAAGGTCTCGGAGATCAAGCTGGCGCTGGAGAGCGTCATCGAGGCCAAGGGCAAGCGCTATCTGATGATGAACGTGCCGGCGGCGGCGCTGGAGGCGGTGAAGAAGAAGCTGCCGGGCCTGTCGGGCCCCACCGTCATGAAGGTGGAAGCGAACTCGCCCATGTGCGCGGTCCACGCGGTCGTCCACGAGCGGGAGATCTACAAGGTCGTCAACGAGCTGAAGAGCGTCGGCGCCCGGGACATCCTCATCGTACCGATCGAGCGCATCGTCCGATAA
- a CDS encoding Rieske (2Fe-2S) protein: MNGYVKVAKAADIGAGTMKGYTINGVKVLIANVGGKYYALEDKCSHMGAKLSTGILTGNIVMCIAHSAQFDVTTGAPLNLLGKEPVKAYELRVNSEDLEVKL, translated from the coding sequence ATGAACGGTTACGTCAAGGTCGCGAAGGCCGCCGACATCGGCGCCGGTACTATGAAAGGCTATACGATAAATGGCGTTAAAGTACTCATTGCGAATGTCGGCGGGAAGTACTACGCCCTTGAGGATAAATGCTCGCACATGGGGGCGAAACTCTCCACCGGCATACTCACGGGCAACATCGTCATGTGCATAGCTCACTCAGCGCAGTTCGACGTGACCACGGGCGCGCCGCTCAACCTGCTCGGCAAGGAGCCCGTGAAGGCCTACGAGTTGCGAGTGAACAGCGAAGACCTGGAAGTCAAACTTTGA
- a CDS encoding HEAT repeat domain-containing protein: protein MPERDTDSLVKALEPYNDIDVRLDAAIALGCSGDPAGVEPLISILKDDHYALRREAAIALGSLKDARAVGPLAEALRDQFYELRRDAAIALGTIADLKAVPPLLEALGDKDAGVRRDAAWALGNIGDIRAAGAMLTLLKDRDVGVRQNAAWALGVFKYMEGALPLAALLKDEDDAVRRVAAIALGALKAPGTVEPLIAALKDHDERVRREAAMALIGFGPDAVGPLIESLNDRSEFVRQNAAWALGEIRDERAVGPLVEALGDRDRGVRWDAAWALVRVDGDRAVIPLIEKLKSGERDHRLTAIWALGELRDARAVEPLIEALKDRNDSIRKAAAVALGSIGDPRAVRPLVETLKDEDEEVRNEAAISFRNFGPQAVDMLIGALAEKDDYARKGAAFALGDLGDERAVGPLLQSMKDEAQSVRWDAAWALVKLGKKGAVAQLMKALRDPDADVRWKSAWALGEINDARAVGPLLDALRDDDGLVRNSASISLSLIFESLVKGLNSEDFSIRGEAGMTALGALDPLIGALVVDNVTVRGNAVGVFVTILEPLLNVLSEVDDNAADALIRKIMGPLVKALKYENRRGRLEDTSALRFVSNERIIGALVMAMNDADFSVRSNAAITFLLILDPMLKALNSEGREVRRRAAEALVASVEPLLRVLYEVHDNSADVFIRKAMSPLNRAMNDEDMYVRSNAAIVMFRMVELLNKALKNKNNGLRMGAAVALGSIRDARSLAPLAEALGDRDQGIRREAAVALGGIGDSRGISPLMEALKDEDSIVRREAAWGLVRIGDRAVEPLLGALAQNPEHRWELVWALGETQDERSVPALIGALRDEDDAVRREAAWALWFIGDERAAVPLKEALGENSAMYEAEIALNRIEQRDTIDTLKKALQARLGKERPPERAEGMKPHIK from the coding sequence ATGCCTGAGAGGGACACCGATAGCCTGGTTAAGGCGCTGGAGCCGTACAACGACATCGACGTCCGGCTGGACGCGGCGATCGCCCTCGGGTGCTCGGGCGACCCGGCGGGCGTCGAGCCCCTCATATCCATTTTAAAGGACGACCACTATGCCTTACGCCGGGAGGCTGCTATTGCATTAGGCAGCCTCAAGGACGCCCGGGCTGTCGGGCCCCTGGCCGAGGCGCTCAGGGACCAGTTCTACGAGCTGCGGAGGGACGCGGCCATCGCGCTGGGCACGATAGCGGACCTGAAGGCCGTTCCGCCCCTCCTCGAGGCGCTGGGCGATAAGGACGCCGGCGTGCGGCGGGATGCCGCCTGGGCGCTGGGAAACATCGGCGATATCCGAGCGGCCGGGGCGATGCTTACACTGCTCAAAGACAGGGACGTCGGAGTCCGGCAGAACGCCGCCTGGGCGCTCGGCGTTTTCAAATATATGGAGGGCGCGCTGCCGCTGGCCGCGCTCCTGAAGGACGAGGATGACGCTGTCCGGCGGGTCGCGGCCATCGCGCTGGGCGCCCTCAAGGCGCCGGGGACCGTGGAGCCGCTCATCGCGGCGCTCAAGGACCACGACGAGAGGGTCCGCCGGGAGGCGGCCATGGCCCTCATCGGCTTCGGACCGGACGCCGTCGGGCCCCTCATCGAGTCCCTTAACGACCGGAGCGAGTTCGTCCGGCAGAACGCCGCCTGGGCGCTGGGCGAGATCCGGGACGAAAGAGCCGTGGGGCCGCTGGTCGAGGCGCTCGGCGACCGGGACCGGGGCGTGCGCTGGGACGCGGCCTGGGCCCTGGTGCGGGTGGACGGCGACCGGGCGGTCATACCGCTCATCGAAAAGCTCAAGTCCGGCGAGAGGGACCACCGGCTGACGGCCATCTGGGCCCTGGGGGAGTTGCGGGACGCGCGGGCCGTCGAGCCTCTCATCGAGGCGCTTAAGGACCGCAACGATTCCATCCGAAAGGCAGCGGCCGTCGCGCTCGGCAGCATCGGCGACCCCCGGGCCGTGCGCCCGCTGGTGGAGACGCTGAAGGACGAGGACGAGGAGGTGCGCAACGAGGCCGCTATATCTTTCCGGAACTTCGGGCCGCAGGCCGTGGACATGCTCATCGGCGCTCTGGCCGAGAAGGACGACTACGCCCGCAAGGGCGCCGCATTTGCGCTGGGCGATTTAGGCGACGAGCGCGCCGTTGGCCCGCTTTTACAGTCCATGAAGGACGAGGCGCAGTCGGTCCGCTGGGACGCGGCCTGGGCGCTCGTCAAGTTAGGTAAAAAAGGCGCCGTGGCGCAGCTCATGAAGGCGCTACGGGACCCGGACGCCGACGTCCGCTGGAAGTCGGCCTGGGCGCTGGGCGAGATTAACGACGCCCGGGCCGTGGGGCCCCTGCTCGACGCGCTCCGGGACGACGATGGCCTGGTCCGCAACAGCGCGTCCATCTCGCTTTCACTCATTTTCGAGTCCCTGGTAAAAGGCCTGAATAGCGAGGACTTCTCCATAAGGGGAGAGGCCGGCATGACCGCGCTGGGCGCACTCGACCCTCTCATCGGGGCGCTGGTGGTCGATAACGTCACGGTGCGGGGGAACGCCGTGGGCGTGTTCGTGACCATCCTGGAGCCGCTGCTAAATGTCCTGAGCGAGGTCGACGATAACGCGGCCGACGCCCTGATACGGAAGATAATGGGCCCGCTCGTGAAGGCGCTCAAGTACGAGAACCGCCGCGGCCGGCTGGAGGATACCAGTGCCCTCAGGTTCGTGTCCAATGAGCGCATCATCGGCGCCCTCGTTATGGCGATGAACGACGCGGACTTCAGCGTGCGGAGCAACGCTGCCATAACCTTTTTACTCATCCTGGACCCGATGCTGAAGGCGCTGAACAGCGAGGGCCGGGAGGTCCGGCGCCGCGCCGCGGAGGCGCTCGTAGCGTCGGTGGAGCCGCTTTTAAGGGTATTATACGAGGTGCACGATAACTCCGCGGACGTTTTCATCCGCAAGGCCATGAGCCCCCTGAACAGGGCCATGAACGACGAGGACATGTACGTGCGGAGCAACGCCGCCATCGTCATGTTCCGGATGGTGGAGCTGCTGAACAAGGCCTTAAAGAATAAGAATAACGGCCTCCGGATGGGCGCGGCGGTCGCGCTGGGCTCCATCCGGGACGCCCGGTCGCTGGCGCCCCTGGCCGAGGCGCTCGGCGACAGGGACCAGGGCATCCGGCGCGAGGCGGCCGTTGCGCTCGGCGGCATCGGCGATTCGAGGGGCATCAGCCCCCTAATGGAGGCGCTAAAGGACGAGGACAGCATCGTGCGCCGGGAGGCGGCCTGGGGCCTGGTGAGGATCGGCGACAGGGCCGTCGAGCCGCTGCTGGGCGCGCTTGCCCAAAATCCGGAGCATCGCTGGGAGCTGGTCTGGGCCCTGGGCGAGACCCAGGACGAAAGGTCCGTGCCGGCGCTCATCGGGGCGCTGAGGGACGAGGACGATGCGGTGCGCCGGGAGGCGGCCTGGGCGCTGTGGTTCATCGGCGACGAGCGTGCCGCCGTGCCGCTGAAGGAGGCCCTGGGCGAGAACTCGGCCATGTACGAGGCGGAAATAGCGCTAAACCGCATCGAGCAGCGCGACACGATCGATACGCTGAAGAAGGCGCTCCAGGCCAGGCTCGGGAAAGAGCGCCCGCCGGAGCGCGCAGAGGGCATGAAGCCTCATATAAAATAG
- a CDS encoding tripartite tricarboxylate transporter permease, with the protein MLELSLVLFCASVFGGIVVGAFAGLLPGIHVNNTSAILLGMTPALVASGLPALYVAVMIVASTISQSFLDIVPSIFLGAPDEATAMAVLPGHRMLQEGRGVEAVRLSAMGSGLAIGASLLLMAPISLFFKSLNGPIQGYMGIILIAISALVILSNRGKGPFAGALDRLKAIAWAAAIFLVCGLLGLAAFSAEGLLVPLVHIAAPEMLLPLLSGLFGAPTLLLSLNSSPAMPPQHKSTLSLPAGDVLRSALAGTAAGALVSWFPAVSTGVATTVTGMLSKKSEADDRKYIVSISGVNTANAVFSLVALYVIGHPRSGAVAAAQSAIGSIDFETFMLLAFAMCLAGALTYPVTILAGGVASGVFTRVNYRLLNATVLLFLAAMCLAMTGFLGLAVFAVAGMAGLAPHLVNVRKTCLMGVLLVPCIIYFI; encoded by the coding sequence GTGCTTGAGCTTTCGCTGGTGTTGTTTTGCGCTTCGGTGTTCGGCGGCATCGTCGTCGGCGCCTTTGCCGGCTTGTTGCCGGGCATCCACGTCAATAATACCTCCGCCATACTGCTGGGCATGACGCCGGCGCTCGTGGCCTCGGGTTTACCGGCGCTCTATGTGGCGGTCATGATCGTGGCGAGCACCATATCCCAGAGCTTCCTGGACATAGTGCCCTCGATCTTTTTAGGCGCGCCGGACGAGGCCACGGCCATGGCCGTTCTTCCAGGCCACCGGATGCTGCAGGAAGGCCGGGGCGTCGAGGCCGTGCGGCTATCGGCCATGGGCAGCGGCCTGGCCATCGGCGCATCGCTTTTACTGATGGCCCCGATATCGCTCTTTTTCAAGTCGCTCAACGGGCCTATACAGGGCTATATGGGCATTATCCTGATCGCTATTTCGGCGCTGGTGATACTCTCGAACCGGGGGAAGGGGCCGTTCGCCGGCGCACTGGACAGGCTGAAGGCCATCGCCTGGGCCGCCGCCATATTTCTCGTCTGCGGTCTTCTGGGCCTGGCGGCGTTCAGCGCCGAGGGCCTGCTCGTCCCGCTGGTCCATATCGCGGCCCCCGAAATGCTGCTGCCACTGCTCTCAGGCCTATTCGGGGCTCCGACGCTTCTGCTGAGCCTGAACTCCTCTCCCGCTATGCCGCCCCAGCACAAGAGCACATTGTCTCTGCCCGCGGGCGATGTCCTCAGGAGTGCCCTCGCCGGCACTGCGGCGGGGGCGCTGGTATCCTGGTTCCCGGCGGTAAGCACGGGCGTGGCGACCACGGTCACGGGCATGCTCTCGAAGAAGAGCGAGGCCGACGACCGGAAGTATATCGTTTCCATCTCTGGCGTGAACACGGCGAACGCCGTCTTTTCACTCGTAGCCCTGTACGTCATCGGCCACCCGAGGAGCGGCGCCGTGGCCGCGGCCCAGAGCGCCATCGGCTCCATCGACTTCGAGACGTTCATGCTGCTGGCCTTCGCCATGTGCCTGGCCGGGGCGCTCACGTACCCGGTGACGATACTGGCCGGCGGCGTTGCCTCGGGGGTCTTCACGAGGGTGAACTACAGGCTGCTCAACGCCACAGTGCTGTTATTTTTAGCGGCAATGTGCCTGGCGATGACGGGCTTCCTCGGGCTGGCCGTGTTCGCGGTGGCGGGGATGGCCGGCCTGGCCCCGCACCTGGTAAACGTCAGAAAAACATGCCTGATGGGCGTGCTCCTCGTGCCCTGCATTATCTATTTTATATGA
- a CDS encoding type 1 glutamine amidotransferase — protein MRIHCIQHVPFEDMASIESWAKSKGHSTGTTHIYREELPLLGSFDWLVVMGGPMGADDDVKYPWLKDEKRFIRSAVATGKIVLGVCLGAQLIAGAMGGTVTKNKFREVGWFPVKLTPEAQNSPVFRRLPRELMAFHWHGDTFSIPPGARKLASSEACDNQGFELGRAIGLQFHLESTRESIEKLIGNCSGDLDGSRYVQDAEHIRTGYGHLPEVNRALYLLLDSIESEYGKDPDK, from the coding sequence ATGAGGATACACTGTATTCAACACGTCCCCTTCGAGGACATGGCGAGCATCGAGTCCTGGGCAAAAAGCAAGGGGCACTCCACGGGAACGACTCATATCTATAGAGAAGAGCTCCCTCTTCTGGGCAGCTTCGACTGGCTCGTGGTCATGGGCGGCCCCATGGGGGCCGATGACGATGTGAAGTATCCATGGCTGAAGGACGAAAAGCGGTTCATCAGGAGCGCCGTCGCCACGGGAAAGATCGTCCTGGGAGTGTGCCTGGGCGCGCAGCTTATCGCCGGGGCCATGGGCGGCACCGTAACGAAAAATAAGTTCAGGGAGGTCGGCTGGTTCCCGGTGAAGCTGACCCCCGAAGCCCAAAATTCGCCCGTATTCAGACGGCTTCCCCGGGAGCTCATGGCTTTCCACTGGCACGGGGATACGTTCTCGATCCCCCCGGGCGCGAGGAAGCTCGCATCGAGCGAAGCCTGCGATAACCAGGGGTTCGAGTTGGGCCGGGCCATCGGCCTGCAGTTCCACCTGGAATCGACGAGGGAAAGCATCGAGAAGCTAATCGGGAATTGCTCCGGAGACCTTGACGGGAGCCGATACGTCCAGGATGCGGAGCATATCAGGACGGGCTATGGCCATCTACCCGAGGTAAACCGGGCCCTGTACCTGCTGCTCGACAGCATTGAGAGCGAATACGGCAAAGACCCTGATAAGTAA
- a CDS encoding Ni/Fe hydrogenase subunit alpha: protein MVKQIKVAPVSRIEGHAQITIDMEDSGKVTDARLNIMEVRGFEKFLQGRAVEEAPRIVTQICGICPVSHHLASAKAVDQCFGAGTAPTATMLRELMQMGQYIHSHSLHFYFLAAPDFVFTPDGDPKQRNVFGIIAANPDLAVQAVKFRKIGQQIVEATAGRSINPVTYVPGGITKGLTQEEVDKLLPMAKQAVEYGKATLALAKPIFNQYIDAIKLLGDADSMHLGLVKNGNLELYDGTMRLLGKDGSIVKEFADKDYLQYIAEYVYPHSYMKAPYWKDMGWENGMYRVSPLSRINVCDQIDTPLANAELQEFRKAFGRPAQKTLLYHYARLIELLYASEKAVELLSDPAIMGKELRVPVKARAATGVGIIEAPRGTLIHDYDTDDKGFITKANIIVATAHNNKAINVGLKNTAQKIINTPTPAEGILNRMEMVIRAYDPCFSCATHTVTGKMPLEVVINRPSGREVIRR from the coding sequence ATGGTCAAGCAAATTAAAGTAGCACCAGTATCAAGGATCGAGGGCCACGCCCAGATCACCATAGACATGGAGGACAGCGGCAAGGTAACCGACGCCCGCCTCAACATCATGGAAGTCAGAGGCTTCGAGAAGTTCCTCCAGGGCAGGGCCGTCGAAGAGGCACCCCGGATCGTCACGCAGATCTGCGGCATCTGCCCCGTATCGCACCACCTGGCCTCCGCAAAGGCCGTCGACCAGTGTTTCGGTGCCGGCACCGCTCCCACGGCCACTATGCTCCGTGAGCTCATGCAGATGGGACAGTACATCCACTCCCATTCGCTGCACTTCTACTTCCTGGCCGCCCCGGACTTCGTCTTTACTCCGGACGGGGACCCGAAGCAGAGGAACGTGTTCGGCATCATAGCCGCCAACCCGGACCTCGCCGTGCAGGCGGTCAAGTTCCGAAAGATCGGCCAGCAGATCGTCGAGGCCACCGCGGGCAGGTCCATCAACCCCGTGACCTACGTTCCGGGCGGCATCACCAAGGGCCTGACCCAGGAAGAGGTCGACAAGCTGCTGCCCATGGCCAAGCAGGCCGTGGAATACGGCAAGGCGACCCTGGCCCTCGCAAAGCCCATCTTCAACCAGTACATCGACGCGATCAAGCTGTTAGGCGACGCCGACTCGATGCACCTGGGCCTCGTGAAGAACGGCAACCTGGAACTCTACGACGGCACGATGAGGCTGCTCGGCAAGGACGGCAGCATCGTCAAGGAGTTCGCGGACAAGGACTACCTCCAGTACATCGCCGAGTACGTATATCCGCACTCCTACATGAAGGCGCCCTACTGGAAGGACATGGGCTGGGAGAACGGCATGTACCGTGTCTCGCCGCTGTCGAGGATCAACGTCTGCGACCAGATCGACACCCCGCTCGCCAACGCCGAGCTGCAGGAATTCCGCAAGGCGTTCGGCCGGCCGGCCCAGAAGACCCTGCTGTACCACTACGCCAGGCTCATCGAGCTGCTCTATGCGTCCGAGAAGGCCGTCGAGCTGCTCTCCGACCCCGCCATCATGGGCAAGGAGTTGCGCGTGCCGGTCAAGGCGAGGGCCGCAACGGGCGTCGGCATCATCGAGGCCCCGAGAGGCACCCTCATCCACGACTACGACACGGACGACAAGGGCTTCATAACCAAGGCGAACATCATCGTCGCCACGGCGCACAACAACAAGGCCATCAACGTCGGCCTGAAGAACACCGCCCAGAAGATCATTAACACCCCCACTCCCGCCGAGGGTATCCTCAACAGGATGGAAATGGTCATCCGGGCCTACGACCCGTGCTTCTCGTGCGCAACCCACACCGTCACCGGCAAGATGCCCCTCGAAGTGGTCATCAACAGGCCGTCGGGCAGGGAAGTCATCAGGCGCTAA
- a CDS encoding hydrogenase, which produces MGEKVKVIESWIGACAGCEISVLDLHETLLSVLEKIEFAYIPVLMDVKHPPKATVGIVSGGVRNSDNLHELLEIRKNCDILIALGSCACFGGTPGMANLYDLNSLLEEVYMTTKSTKNDIGRLPYMDGLPTLLPDMRPASDYVKVDVMIPGCGPTPAMIGAAIMSLLGGAPYELSKKSVCDECPREKSERNIKKVLRPFEGTPDDKKCLFEQGYICSGSATRAGCGALCPTAGAACRGCFGKCENAPEQGAAMISAVTSCYGLDDDPTVDLDKMVADIYDPIGNFYKYTVPVSFLTRKVVEKVK; this is translated from the coding sequence ATGGGAGAAAAAGTAAAGGTAATCGAGTCATGGATAGGCGCCTGCGCCGGCTGTGAGATCTCGGTGCTCGACCTGCACGAAACTCTCTTGTCCGTACTGGAAAAGATCGAGTTCGCGTACATCCCCGTCCTGATGGATGTCAAGCACCCGCCTAAGGCGACCGTAGGTATCGTCAGCGGCGGCGTCAGGAACAGCGACAACCTGCACGAGCTGCTGGAGATCAGAAAGAACTGTGACATTTTAATCGCGCTGGGAAGCTGTGCCTGCTTCGGCGGCACGCCCGGCATGGCCAACTTATACGACCTGAACTCGCTGCTCGAAGAGGTCTACATGACCACCAAGAGCACGAAGAACGACATCGGAAGGCTCCCGTACATGGATGGCCTGCCGACCCTCCTGCCGGACATGAGGCCGGCCAGCGACTACGTCAAGGTAGACGTCATGATCCCGGGCTGCGGCCCGACCCCCGCAATGATCGGTGCGGCCATCATGTCGCTGCTCGGCGGCGCTCCCTACGAGCTCAGCAAGAAGTCCGTATGCGACGAGTGCCCGAGGGAGAAGAGCGAGCGCAACATCAAGAAAGTCCTGAGGCCCTTCGAGGGCACCCCGGACGACAAGAAGTGCCTGTTCGAGCAGGGCTACATCTGCAGCGGCTCTGCCACCCGGGCGGGCTGCGGCGCACTGTGCCCGACCGCGGGAGCTGCCTGCCGTGGCTGCTTCGGCAAGTGTGAGAACGCGCCCGAGCAGGGCGCCGCGATGATCAGCGCCGTCACGTCCTGCTACGGCCTGGACGACGACCCGACGGTCGACCTCGACAAGATGGTCGCGGATATCTATGACCCCATCGGCAACTTCTACAAGTACACCGTGCCCGTCTCGTTCCTGACCAGGAAGGTCGTCGAGAAGGTAAAGTGA
- a CDS encoding 4Fe-4S binding protein produces the protein MTAIALDIQGRICTGCNNCVVACPVNALELTVINPVTRKKTYNVLNGKAVVVDEDVCNGCGICLMVCPQRAITLTTE, from the coding sequence GTGACGGCAATAGCGTTAGATATCCAGGGCAGAATCTGTACTGGTTGCAATAATTGCGTTGTCGCCTGCCCGGTCAATGCGTTGGAGCTTACGGTCATCAACCCGGTGACCCGAAAGAAGACCTACAACGTGCTGAACGGAAAGGCTGTAGTGGTCGATGAGGATGTTTGCAATGGTTGCGGCATTTGCTTAATGGTATGTCCTCAGCGTGCGATCACGCTTACAACGGAATGA
- a CDS encoding 4Fe-4S binding protein: MFPSYAKKIENNKLDVEQKLLLTKSNLTVDLDKCTGCGVCIDACPEEAISKGPLGAVGRGKAKTSKIDVDAKKCSYCGVCNIMCPFDAIKLTVDGQPKLPIIEQQGFPQIAKDAKIDPEKCTHCVLCEEVCPRDAIKREVADVDQGHKASSTNTKYALDYKLDEDKCTLCGICAELCDAYKIDYKEPTPLTVKKIGKLNFDEKKCDYCQLCITACPEEAIKLERKEIAKPMLSGKVDIDLDKCITCSWCQVICPRDAAKVNKIFEGEYELVTSKCPAGCSTCVEVCPANALYIPPIEEAGQKPGKLNYNKDFCMYCGACVQACPADGTIKMKRTKINWKGEETSLSKKISDKLMAEKTPKIQGA; this comes from the coding sequence TTGTTTCCCAGTTATGCGAAAAAAATAGAGAACAACAAGCTGGATGTCGAGCAAAAACTGTTATTGACTAAGTCTAACTTAACGGTTGACCTCGACAAGTGTACCGGTTGTGGAGTGTGTATCGACGCATGTCCGGAGGAGGCAATCAGCAAGGGCCCCCTCGGAGCTGTAGGGCGCGGAAAGGCCAAGACCTCGAAGATCGACGTCGACGCCAAGAAGTGCTCGTACTGCGGCGTATGTAACATTATGTGCCCGTTCGACGCGATCAAGCTGACCGTAGACGGCCAGCCGAAGCTGCCCATCATCGAGCAGCAGGGCTTCCCCCAGATCGCCAAGGACGCGAAGATCGACCCCGAAAAGTGCACGCACTGCGTGCTTTGCGAGGAGGTCTGCCCCAGGGACGCCATCAAGAGGGAAGTGGCGGACGTGGACCAGGGCCATAAGGCGTCATCCACCAACACCAAGTACGCGCTTGACTATAAGCTCGACGAGGACAAGTGCACGCTCTGCGGCATTTGTGCCGAGCTTTGTGACGCTTATAAGATTGACTACAAGGAGCCGACCCCGCTCACGGTCAAGAAGATCGGCAAGCTTAACTTCGATGAGAAGAAGTGCGACTATTGCCAGCTATGCATCACCGCTTGCCCCGAAGAGGCCATCAAGCTCGAGAGAAAGGAGATCGCCAAGCCGATGCTGAGCGGCAAGGTCGACATCGACCTGGACAAGTGCATCACCTGCTCGTGGTGCCAGGTCATCTGCCCGCGGGACGCGGCCAAGGTCAACAAGATATTCGAGGGCGAGTACGAGCTCGTCACCTCCAAGTGCCCGGCAGGGTGCTCGACCTGCGTCGAGGTCTGCCCGGCCAACGCGTTATACATCCCGCCAATAGAGGAAGCGGGACAGAAGCCCGGCAAGCTGAACTACAACAAGGACTTCTGCATGTACTGCGGCGCCTGCGTCCAGGCGTGCCCGGCTGACGGCACCATCAAGATGAAGAGGACCAAGATCAACTGGAAGGGCGAGGAGACGAGCCTGTCCAAGAAGATCTCGGACAAGCTGATGGCAGAGAAGACTCCCAAGATCCAGGGGGCGTAA
- the hdrC gene encoding CoB--CoM heterodisulfide reductase subunit C, which translates to MALESQVLSLNKGLVNFTHEVEKGGGENISVCYQCGTCTAGCPMGRRNALRTRKIMRMTALGLKDELLKSDEIWYCSTCYTCTDRCPRHVKPTDVIIALRNMATKNLLAPKNFLQNATFIYQTGHAVPINDATKKLRVKLGLPENPPTTHAFPEFMPGVRAILDGTGLMAIKAQMDAKEVKK; encoded by the coding sequence ATGGCATTGGAATCTCAGGTTTTAAGCTTAAACAAGGGCCTCGTGAACTTTACCCATGAGGTCGAAAAGGGCGGCGGAGAGAACATCTCCGTATGTTACCAGTGCGGTACCTGCACGGCCGGCTGCCCCATGGGGAGGCGCAACGCGCTGCGCACGAGGAAGATCATGAGGATGACCGCCCTCGGCCTTAAGGACGAGCTCCTCAAGAGCGACGAGATCTGGTACTGCTCGACCTGCTACACCTGCACCGACAGGTGCCCGAGGCACGTCAAGCCGACAGACGTCATCATCGCGCTCAGGAACATGGCCACGAAGAACCTGCTGGCCCCGAAGAACTTCCTCCAGAACGCGACGTTCATCTACCAGACCGGCCATGCGGTGCCGATCAACGACGCGACCAAGAAGCTCAGGGTCAAGCTCGGATTGCCGGAGAACCCGCCAACGACTCACGCGTTCCCGGAGTTTATGCCGGGCGTGCGGGCCATCCTGGACGGAACAGGGCTGATGGCCATCAAGGCACAGATGGACGCGAAGGAGGTAAAGAAATGA